The following are encoded in a window of Geotrypetes seraphini chromosome 5, aGeoSer1.1, whole genome shotgun sequence genomic DNA:
- the GJB1 gene encoding gap junction beta-1 protein: MNWAGFYTLLSGVSRHSTGIGRIWLSVVFIFRIMVLVVAAESVWGDEKSAFTCNTQQPGCNSVCYDHFFPISHIRLWALQLIIVSTPALLVAMHVAHQQHQEKKMLRMSGHSDAKQLEEVKKHKFRISGTLWWTYTLSVFFRIIFEAAFMFIFYMIYPGYKMIRLVKCEAYPCPNTVDCFISRPTEKTIFTVFMLATSAICILLNVAELVFLIASACARRRQWGSEPSGKCSFYSSKEYKQNENNLMLTEDGLKRSAGHEKGAHCSTS, encoded by the coding sequence ATGAACTGGGCAGGTTTCTACACTCTTCTGAGTGGAGTGAGCCGGCATTCCACCGGCATCGGTCGTATCTGGCTGTCTGTTGTCTTCATTTTCCGAATCATGGTGCTAGTTGTGGCGGCGGAAAGTGTATGGGGAGATGAGAAGTCCGCTTTCACCTGTAACACACAGCAACCCGGCTGCAACAGTGTCTGCTATGACCACTTCTTCCCCATCTCTCATATCCGGCTCTGGGCACTGCAGCTGATCATCGTTTCCACACCAGCACTGCTAGTTGCCATGCACGTGGCCCATCAGCAGCATCAGGAAAAGAAGATGCTACGAATGTCTGGTCACAGCGATGCAAAGCAGCTAGAGGAGGTAAAGAAGCACAAATTTCGCATCTCAGGGACCCTCTGGTGGACCTATACCCTGAGCGTCTTTTTCAGGATTATCTTTGAAGCAGCTTTCATGTTCATATTCTATATGATCTACCCTGGATACAAGATGATTCGACTGGTGAAATGTGAGGCCTACCCCTGTCCCAACACTGTCGACTGCTTCATCTCCCGGCCCACAGAGAAGACCATCTTCACTGTGTTCATGCTGGCAACCTCTGCAATCTGCATCTTGCTGAATGTGGCAGAGTTAGTTTTCCTGATTGCAAGTGCCTGTGCTAGGCGGAGGCAGTGGGGAAGTGAGCCATCAGGGAAATGCTCTTTCTATAGCAGCAAAGAGTACAAACAGAATGAGAACAACCTAATGCTCACAGAAGATGGTTTAAAGAGGAGCGCTGGGCATGAGAAGGGAGCTCACTGTTCCACCTCTTAG